A single genomic interval of Streptomyces graminofaciens harbors:
- a CDS encoding Ig-like domain repeat protein, which produces MRVRALPAATALAVLFGSAALAVGTAAPAVADTSTPLPVQSSGDIVVDGVHQRVFVSDPTGGQVVATDYAGKVVGSVPSLPGAKGLELSPDSGTLYAAVPGDDAIVAIDTATVTEAERYPTGEGTDPQYPAWAGGKLWFGYGGAAQGNLGSLDVSGADPVVTLKQDGGWYAAPTLTSTPGAPNTLAAGIEGVSPISVAVYDVSSGTAKRTASGPNTDEYTASNLRDLALTPDGSHLVVASGAPYFHQVYRTSDLTPDGKYPTDSYPNAVEIAPDGTVAAGIDGAYSPDVWVYEPGAATAEHIYDFTNTADGTGAGSLAAGALAWAPDESHLFAVVALGTGGYALRDLNDVVQSPTSLTVNAPATATRAKELTVTGKLTSDAAFPSGATLTVTRTDLEFAAGKALAPVTVAADGTYSFKDTPPNGGPVTYTVSYAGDTTHESASAYDTVEVSRTATSLTLNKNGTTYAYGADVTFTAHLGTTYKNREVEIWADPYGSDKPNRLVKSGNVNSSGNLSVTLDLTRDTKLTAKFAGDLRSAPTSVTSRVYTKVQVSTTPSRHYKTKYAWNHTYYYFRKSVDPLFTTKMTYYPGREYRVEVQAYYGDAWHSGDKDYFELESDGVGAIELTGTPSTGVRFRLRSSYIDTDSGDNVNTTTHSSWKYFTFTS; this is translated from the coding sequence TCGTGGCCACGGACTACGCGGGCAAGGTCGTCGGCAGCGTGCCCTCGCTGCCCGGCGCCAAGGGGCTCGAACTGTCGCCGGACTCGGGCACGCTCTACGCGGCCGTGCCGGGCGACGACGCGATCGTGGCCATCGACACGGCGACCGTCACCGAGGCCGAGCGGTACCCGACGGGCGAGGGCACCGACCCGCAGTACCCGGCGTGGGCCGGCGGCAAGCTGTGGTTCGGCTACGGCGGCGCGGCCCAGGGCAACCTCGGCTCACTGGACGTGTCCGGCGCCGACCCGGTGGTCACGCTCAAGCAGGACGGCGGCTGGTACGCGGCCCCGACCCTGACCTCCACCCCGGGCGCCCCGAACACCCTGGCGGCGGGCATCGAGGGCGTGAGCCCGATCAGCGTGGCCGTCTACGACGTGTCGTCGGGGACGGCGAAGCGGACGGCGAGCGGCCCGAACACCGACGAGTACACGGCGAGCAACCTGCGCGACCTCGCCCTCACCCCCGACGGCTCCCACCTGGTGGTGGCCAGCGGCGCCCCGTACTTCCACCAGGTGTACAGGACCTCGGACCTGACGCCGGACGGCAAGTACCCGACCGACTCGTACCCGAACGCGGTCGAGATCGCCCCCGACGGCACGGTCGCCGCGGGCATCGACGGCGCGTACTCGCCGGACGTGTGGGTCTACGAGCCGGGCGCGGCCACGGCCGAGCACATCTACGACTTCACGAACACGGCCGACGGCACGGGCGCGGGCTCCCTCGCGGCCGGGGCCCTGGCCTGGGCGCCGGACGAGTCGCACCTGTTCGCGGTCGTCGCCCTCGGCACGGGCGGGTACGCGCTGCGCGACCTGAACGACGTCGTGCAGTCCCCGACGAGCCTGACGGTGAACGCGCCCGCGACCGCCACCCGCGCCAAGGAACTGACCGTCACCGGCAAGCTGACGTCGGACGCGGCCTTCCCGTCCGGGGCGACGCTCACGGTCACCCGCACCGACCTGGAGTTCGCGGCCGGCAAGGCGCTCGCCCCTGTCACGGTCGCGGCGGACGGCACGTACTCCTTCAAGGACACCCCGCCGAACGGTGGTCCGGTGACGTACACCGTCTCCTACGCGGGCGACACCACGCACGAGTCGGCCTCCGCGTACGACACGGTCGAGGTCTCTCGCACGGCGACCTCACTGACGCTGAACAAGAACGGCACGACGTACGCGTACGGCGCCGACGTCACGTTCACCGCGCACCTCGGGACGACGTACAAGAACCGCGAGGTCGAGATCTGGGCCGACCCCTACGGCTCCGACAAGCCGAACAGGCTGGTGAAGTCCGGCAACGTGAACTCGTCCGGGAACCTGTCCGTCACGCTGGACCTGACCCGGGACACCAAGCTCACGGCGAAGTTCGCGGGCGACTTGCGCAGCGCGCCGACGTCGGTGACGAGCCGCGTCTACACCAAGGTGCAGGTGTCGACGACGCCGAGCCGCCACTACAAGACCAAGTACGCCTGGAACCACACGTATTACTACTTCCGGAAGTCCGTGGACCCGCTGTTCACGACGAAGATGACGTACTACCCGGGCCGCGAGTACCGCGTCGAGGTGCAGGCGTACTACGGCGACGCCTGGCACTCCGGCGACAAGGACTACTTCGAGCTGGAGTCGGACGGTGTGGGCGCGATCGAGCTGACCGGCACGCCGAGCACGGGCGTCCGCTTCCGGCTCCGGTCGTCGTACATCGACACCGACTCCGGCGACAACGTGAACACGACTACGCACAGCTCCTGGAAATACTTCACCTTCACCAGCTGA
- a CDS encoding PP2C family protein-serine/threonine phosphatase, whose translation MRMPRLRREPDPVQWQQPLRVRGRSIAWVPPMVVLVAVPVIDYWTGGDFRIISWLVLVPGVAAAVCPIGTTAVYGGLAMIVYVLGDGAWPHQYRAGLPDFILVAVGAVLSVLACAVRMRGQERMLHMRDVVETTRRTLLRPMPPGWGGLDHAEIYLAADSEARVGGDFYDIQPGPHGTRVLLGDVQGKGLGAVEAAAGLIGTFREAAYHEAELAVVATRLEVRMRRLVAYDAALGRDGGERFATAVLVGFPPPETDSGFVEVIDFGHEPPLLVGAEGVHELPTLGGLPLGLAELVPRAPRAALVRVADDETLLLVTDGVTEARDGDGTFFPLRESLAGAPRVTEPEALVRLVRDGTLAHSGGHLDDDTTIFAVRRARPAR comes from the coding sequence ATGCGGATGCCGCGCCTGCGCCGGGAGCCGGACCCCGTCCAATGGCAGCAGCCGCTGCGCGTGCGGGGCCGCAGCATCGCCTGGGTGCCGCCGATGGTCGTGCTCGTCGCCGTACCGGTGATCGACTACTGGACCGGCGGCGACTTCCGGATCATCTCGTGGCTGGTGCTCGTGCCGGGTGTCGCCGCCGCGGTCTGCCCCATCGGCACCACCGCGGTCTACGGCGGGCTCGCGATGATCGTCTACGTCCTGGGCGACGGCGCCTGGCCGCACCAGTACCGCGCCGGGCTGCCCGACTTCATCCTCGTCGCCGTGGGCGCGGTGCTCTCCGTGCTGGCCTGCGCGGTACGGATGCGCGGGCAGGAGCGGATGCTGCACATGCGGGACGTCGTCGAGACCACCCGCCGTACGCTGCTGCGCCCGATGCCGCCGGGCTGGGGCGGCCTCGACCACGCGGAGATCTACCTCGCCGCCGACAGCGAGGCCCGCGTCGGCGGCGACTTCTACGACATCCAGCCCGGCCCGCACGGCACCCGCGTCCTCCTCGGCGACGTCCAGGGCAAGGGGCTCGGCGCGGTGGAGGCGGCGGCCGGGCTGATCGGCACGTTCCGTGAGGCGGCGTACCACGAGGCCGAACTGGCCGTCGTGGCGACGCGGTTGGAGGTGCGGATGCGGCGGCTCGTCGCCTACGACGCGGCGCTCGGGCGGGACGGCGGGGAGCGGTTCGCGACGGCCGTGCTGGTCGGGTTCCCGCCGCCGGAGACGGATTCGGGGTTCGTCGAGGTCATCGACTTCGGGCACGAGCCGCCGCTGCTGGTCGGCGCCGAGGGTGTGCACGAGCTGCCGACGCTCGGCGGGCTGCCGCTGGGACTCGCCGAGTTGGTGCCCCGGGCGCCGCGCGCGGCCCTGGTCAGGGTCGCCGACGACGAGACGTTGCTGCTGGTCACGGACGGGGTGACGGAGGCCAGGGACGGGGACGGGACGTTCTTCCCGCTCCGCGAGAGCCTCGCCGGCGCGCCGCGTGTGACCGAGCCCGAGGCCCTTGTACGCCTCGTCCGCGACGGCACGCTCGCGCACAGCGGGGGCCATCTCGACGACGACACGACGATCTTCGCCGTACGCCGCGCGCGGCCCGCCCGCTGA
- a CDS encoding response regulator transcription factor — MTTPVPSVVVPSMPALSAPPIPTLPLSTGRLLVVDDEEGIRSMLSMALEFLGYQVTTASTGRQALQAVTRLNPDLVLLDVNLPDLSGFEVCRTLRERGNDVPVLFLTGLGGVDDRVRGLDMGGDDFVTKPFELKEIAARVRALLRRAGGGQPPADRNRLRAGAVQLDADAHQVWAAGQPVDLTTTEFALLRYLMENPGRVLSRGQIQERVWNHRDEGSGVVDTYIYYLRRKLGESGQSLIRTVRGVGYQLCAD, encoded by the coding sequence ATGACCACGCCTGTGCCCTCTGTCGTTGTCCCCTCCATGCCGGCACTGTCCGCGCCACCGATACCCACGCTGCCCCTCTCGACCGGCCGTCTGCTCGTCGTGGACGACGAGGAGGGCATCCGCTCGATGCTCTCCATGGCTCTGGAGTTCCTCGGCTACCAGGTGACCACCGCGTCCACCGGACGCCAGGCACTCCAGGCCGTCACCCGGCTCAACCCCGACCTCGTCCTGCTCGACGTCAACCTCCCCGACCTCAGCGGCTTCGAGGTCTGCCGGACGCTGCGCGAACGCGGCAACGACGTGCCGGTGCTGTTCCTCACCGGGCTCGGCGGGGTCGACGACCGCGTGCGCGGGCTCGACATGGGCGGCGACGACTTCGTCACCAAGCCGTTCGAGCTGAAGGAGATCGCCGCGCGGGTACGGGCCCTGCTGCGCCGGGCGGGCGGCGGCCAGCCCCCGGCCGACCGCAACCGGCTGCGCGCGGGCGCGGTGCAACTGGACGCCGACGCGCACCAGGTGTGGGCGGCGGGCCAGCCGGTCGACCTCACCACGACGGAGTTCGCGCTGTTGCGCTATCTGATGGAGAACCCCGGCCGGGTGCTCTCCCGCGGCCAGATCCAGGAACGCGTCTGGAACCACCGCGACGAGGGGTCCGGGGTCGTCGACACCTACATCTACTATCTGCGCCGCAAACTGGGCGAATCCGGACAGTCCCTCATACGGACCGTGCGAGGAGTGGGCTACCAACTGTGCGCGGACTGA
- a CDS encoding PLP-dependent aminotransferase family protein has translation MADYPDYRRIADRIADDIAAGRLKPGERLPPQRAFARRRGIAGSTAGRVYAELVRRGLVVGEVGRGTFVRAAPEGPSGRALTEPSGSAPVNLELNYPCAPGQSELLAAGLAPLLRPDVLTEATRTAPANGTAAAREAGAGVLAVPGWRPAPDRFLFAGNARQAIAGALASLVRPGGRVGVEALTYPLVKEIAGRLGLTLVPLAMDGEGLLPEAVTVAHRAAPLSAVYVQPTLHNPTTVTMGSGRRAELARVLRELDLPVVEDRIWSFLEDGGVAPLAAYAPERVYVVDGLSKRVAPGLTVGFLVVPEGRGRDSHGLEAALRSGGWTAGRFALEAGVRWIGDGVVGRLVAAKRADAAARQGVVAEELGGFVVRGDARAYYAWWELPEPWRADTFVAEAARRGVAVTPGTAFSVPAAVAGAAPVPQRTAPGQHREAPPTPAQQQRRATCRPASRCVRLGLGSAPPEELAWALRVLADVARSGP, from the coding sequence GTGGCGGACTATCCGGACTACCGGCGCATCGCCGATCGCATCGCGGACGACATCGCCGCCGGGCGGCTGAAGCCCGGCGAACGGCTGCCGCCGCAGCGGGCGTTCGCGCGCCGGCGCGGGATCGCGGGGTCGACCGCAGGGCGGGTGTACGCGGAGCTGGTGCGGCGCGGCCTGGTGGTGGGCGAGGTCGGGCGGGGCACGTTCGTACGGGCGGCGCCCGAGGGGCCCTCGGGGCGGGCGCTCACCGAACCGTCCGGCTCGGCGCCGGTGAACCTGGAGCTCAACTACCCCTGCGCGCCCGGCCAGTCCGAGCTGCTGGCCGCCGGACTCGCGCCGCTGCTGCGGCCGGACGTACTGACGGAGGCGACGCGTACGGCGCCGGCGAACGGTACGGCCGCCGCGCGTGAGGCAGGGGCCGGGGTGCTCGCCGTGCCCGGGTGGCGCCCGGCCCCGGACCGCTTCCTGTTCGCGGGGAACGCCCGCCAGGCCATCGCGGGCGCCCTCGCCTCCCTCGTCCGGCCGGGGGGCCGGGTCGGGGTCGAGGCGTTGACGTATCCGCTGGTCAAGGAGATCGCCGGGCGGCTGGGGCTGACGCTGGTGCCGCTCGCCATGGACGGGGAGGGGCTGCTGCCGGAGGCGGTGACGGTGGCGCACCGGGCGGCGCCGCTGTCGGCCGTGTACGTCCAGCCGACGCTGCACAATCCGACGACGGTGACGATGGGGAGCGGACGGCGGGCCGAACTGGCGCGGGTGCTGCGGGAGTTGGACCTGCCCGTCGTCGAGGACCGGATCTGGTCCTTTCTGGAGGACGGGGGTGTGGCGCCGCTCGCCGCGTACGCGCCGGAGCGGGTGTACGTCGTGGACGGGCTGTCGAAGCGGGTGGCGCCGGGACTGACGGTCGGGTTTCTCGTGGTGCCGGAGGGGCGGGGCCGTGATTCCCATGGGCTGGAGGCGGCCCTGCGGTCCGGGGGGTGGACCGCAGGGCGGTTCGCTCTGGAGGCGGGGGTGCGGTGGATAGGGGACGGGGTGGTGGGGCGGCTCGTCGCGGCGAAGCGGGCGGACGCGGCGGCGCGGCAGGGGGTGGTGGCGGAGGAGTTGGGCGGGTTCGTGGTGCGGGGGGACGCGCGGGCGTACTACGCGTGGTGGGAGTTGCCGGAGCCTTGGCGGGCGGACACGTTTGTCGCGGAGGCGGCTCGGAGGGGGGTTGCCGTGACGCCGGGGACCGCGTTCAGCGTCCCGGCGGCCGTCGCCGGGGCGGCACCCGTCCCACAGAGAACGGCACCCGGTCAGCACCGGGAAGCACCGCCGACCCCCGCCCAGCAGCAGCGCCGAGCGACATGCCGCCCCGCGTCCCGCTGCGTCAGGCTCGGACTCGGCTCCGCTCCTCCGGAGGAGCTGGCGTGGGCGTTGCGGGTGCTCGCCGACGTCGCGCGTAGCGGCCCGTGA
- a CDS encoding alpha/beta fold hydrolase, with protein sequence MSPFLSYEDKGSASPTTPPLVLIHGHPFDRTMWHPQIDAFATTHRVIAPDLRGYGTSPVVPGITPLSTFAEDIATLLDDLGVTDFVLAGLSMGGQIAMECYRLFPHRVRGLVLADTFPAAETEEGKRTRNAMADRLLREGMGTYADEVLYKMVAPYADAEVAAHVRRMMTATDPRGAAAALRGRAERPDYRELLTRVTVPALVVVGADDEYTPVTDAEAMHAALSDSTLHVIADAAHLPNLERPADFNKALEDFLTKVG encoded by the coding sequence ATGTCACCCTTCCTCTCATACGAGGACAAAGGGAGCGCGTCCCCGACGACGCCCCCGCTGGTCCTCATCCACGGCCACCCCTTCGACCGCACGATGTGGCACCCCCAGATCGACGCGTTCGCCACCACCCACCGTGTGATCGCCCCCGACCTGCGCGGCTACGGCACCTCCCCGGTGGTCCCCGGCATCACTCCTCTGTCGACCTTCGCCGAGGACATCGCGACACTCCTGGACGACCTCGGCGTCACCGACTTCGTCCTCGCCGGACTCTCCATGGGCGGCCAGATCGCGATGGAGTGCTACCGCCTCTTCCCGCACCGCGTCCGAGGCCTGGTCCTGGCCGACACCTTCCCCGCCGCCGAGACGGAGGAGGGCAAGCGCACCCGGAACGCGATGGCCGACCGCCTCCTGCGCGAGGGCATGGGGACGTACGCGGACGAGGTGCTGTACAAGATGGTCGCGCCGTACGCGGACGCCGAGGTCGCGGCCCATGTGCGCCGCATGATGACGGCCACCGACCCCCGGGGCGCGGCGGCGGCCCTGCGCGGCCGCGCGGAACGCCCCGACTACCGCGAGCTGCTCACCCGCGTCACCGTCCCGGCCCTGGTCGTCGTGGGCGCCGACGACGAGTACACCCCGGTCACGGACGCCGAGGCCATGCACGCGGCCCTCTCCGACTCCACCCTCCACGTCATCGCGGACGCGGCCCACCTACCGAACCTGGAACGCCCGGCCGACTTCAACAAGGCGCTGGAGGACTTCCTGACGAAGGTCGGCTGA
- a CDS encoding DUF7144 family membrane protein, which translates to MAQHSTSPRSDPTQHQTTVAPTPHRDTGSSWALGGLVFAGVLMLVGGVVSIINGIAGIASDDVYAGVGDYTFEFSLTTWGWIHLAMGVVLAATGWGLLQGKDWARGVGIAITSLYVIEYFMFLPYAPVWSVICIALGVFVMWSLATSSPDHGATR; encoded by the coding sequence ATGGCCCAGCACAGCACCTCTCCGCGCTCCGACCCCACGCAGCACCAGACCACCGTGGCACCGACACCCCACCGCGACACCGGCTCGTCCTGGGCCCTCGGCGGTCTGGTCTTCGCCGGTGTCCTGATGCTGGTCGGCGGCGTCGTGAGCATCATCAACGGCATCGCGGGCATCGCCTCGGACGACGTGTACGCCGGCGTCGGCGACTACACGTTCGAGTTCAGCCTCACCACCTGGGGCTGGATCCACCTCGCCATGGGCGTCGTCCTCGCCGCGACGGGCTGGGGCCTCCTCCAGGGCAAGGACTGGGCCCGGGGCGTGGGCATCGCGATCACATCGCTGTACGTCATCGAGTACTTCATGTTCCTCCCCTACGCCCCCGTCTGGTCGGTCATCTGCATCGCACTCGGCGTCTTCGTGATGTGGTCCCTGGCGACGTCCTCACCCGACCACGGCGCGACGCGGTAA
- a CDS encoding sensor histidine kinase — translation MRGLNGIGPVPGPGGSFGANSLVSAVKTAGLRAAGRGGKRPAGTAVPEAWTAQANSRAVPTPDRATRPGREETVWADKSAQRTLAFWLFATLTTFGTLAAISAGALVHHLVARTDRDITRLSQTGLGPPVSRRPLVLNDESLVLVLDTRGRVIERYSGSDRLPSFPALSLARLKSYAAHPRPVELGGGYRAQVVRTPRAGLSQDGSYVVTAQSTASIRPTAIHLLQVEALAALPLLIAVLSGARWLARREARERHETECRLREFLATAGHELRNPLTTISGYAELARVGDPTYESMRQEALGRVAIEVERMSTLIDELFLLTRLDLGQPLQLRCVDLARLCRDAASAARDCHPDHPVRLLLAPGDHTVTGDPLRLHQLVANLLTNARVHTPDGTTTTLGLGTEDGYRVIEVMDDGPGIPRELRARIFDRFVRGEETTAAGSGLGLSIVAAIAQAHGGTVVLEPSHEGTWFRVRLPAPT, via the coding sequence GTGCGCGGACTGAACGGAATCGGCCCGGTACCCGGGCCCGGCGGCTCGTTCGGGGCCAACAGCCTGGTCTCGGCGGTGAAGACCGCCGGGCTGCGGGCGGCCGGGCGGGGAGGGAAGCGACCGGCCGGGACGGCGGTGCCCGAAGCATGGACGGCTCAGGCGAACAGCAGAGCCGTGCCGACCCCGGACCGGGCGACGCGGCCCGGCCGCGAGGAGACCGTGTGGGCCGACAAGAGTGCCCAACGCACCCTTGCCTTCTGGCTGTTCGCCACGCTGACGACCTTCGGCACGCTCGCCGCGATCTCCGCGGGCGCCCTCGTCCACCACCTCGTCGCCCGCACCGACCGGGACATCACCCGGCTCAGCCAGACCGGTCTCGGCCCGCCCGTCTCCCGCCGCCCGCTCGTGCTGAACGACGAGTCACTCGTCCTCGTCCTCGACACCCGCGGCCGCGTGATCGAGCGGTACTCGGGTTCGGACCGCCTGCCGTCCTTCCCCGCGCTCTCCCTCGCCCGGCTGAAGAGCTACGCGGCCCACCCTCGCCCCGTGGAGCTCGGCGGCGGCTACCGCGCCCAGGTCGTCCGCACCCCCCGGGCCGGGCTGAGCCAGGACGGCAGCTACGTCGTCACCGCCCAGTCCACGGCGAGTATCCGCCCAACCGCGATCCACCTCCTCCAGGTGGAGGCCCTCGCCGCGCTGCCCCTGCTGATCGCGGTGCTGTCGGGCGCCCGATGGCTCGCCCGCCGCGAGGCCAGGGAACGCCATGAGACCGAGTGCCGGCTGCGCGAGTTCCTGGCCACCGCCGGACACGAACTGCGCAACCCGCTCACCACCATCTCCGGGTACGCCGAACTCGCCCGGGTCGGCGACCCGACGTACGAGTCCATGCGGCAGGAGGCGCTCGGCCGGGTGGCGATCGAGGTCGAGCGCATGAGCACGCTCATAGACGAGCTGTTCCTCCTCACCCGCCTGGACCTGGGCCAGCCCCTCCAGCTCCGCTGTGTCGACCTGGCCCGGCTGTGCCGCGACGCCGCCTCCGCCGCCCGCGACTGCCACCCCGACCACCCCGTACGGCTGCTGCTCGCCCCCGGCGACCACACCGTCACCGGCGACCCGCTGCGGCTCCACCAGCTCGTCGCCAACCTCCTGACCAACGCCCGGGTGCACACCCCCGACGGCACGACGACGACACTCGGGCTCGGCACGGAGGACGGCTACCGGGTCATCGAGGTCATGGACGACGGCCCCGGCATCCCGCGCGAGCTGCGCGCCCGTATCTTCGACCGCTTCGTGCGCGGCGAGGAGACGACCGCCGCGGGCAGCGGCCTCGGCCTGAGCATCGTCGCCGCAATAGCACAGGCCCACGGCGGCACGGTCGTCCTCGAACCGTCGCACGAGGGCACGTGGTTCAGGGTCAGGCTGCCGGCGCCGACGTGA